One Streptomyces sp. CNQ-509 DNA window includes the following coding sequences:
- a CDS encoding RNA methyltransferase has translation MSGDVVREWREAAADDRAVLLDGFHALKHALRFGARVRIAVTASRADARALAGELAPDLADRLDSLLAEVPDRELRELVPRRHPTGIAALADRPEPAAVRAALRAPRSAPVVVLDNPRNLGNVGAVVRLAAGMGATGVVTTGDADPWHPHAVRGAAGLHYATAVARLPLGDLPDAAPGPLYALDPAGDDLRTLRLPPGALLAFGSERHGISPALRTRADRLVSLPMRPQVSSYNLATSVAMTLYHWSQTDGPDTGDGPGVPAQTSGST, from the coding sequence ATGAGCGGAGACGTCGTACGGGAGTGGCGCGAGGCCGCCGCGGACGACCGCGCCGTGCTGCTCGACGGCTTCCACGCCCTCAAGCACGCCCTGCGCTTCGGCGCCCGGGTCCGGATCGCCGTCACCGCCTCCCGCGCCGACGCCCGCGCGCTCGCCGGTGAACTGGCCCCCGACCTCGCCGACCGCCTCGACTCCCTGCTCGCCGAGGTGCCCGACCGGGAGCTGCGCGAGCTGGTGCCCCGGCGGCACCCCACCGGCATCGCCGCGCTGGCCGACCGGCCGGAACCGGCCGCCGTCCGCGCCGCGCTGCGCGCGCCCCGCTCCGCGCCGGTCGTCGTCCTCGACAACCCGCGCAACCTCGGCAACGTCGGAGCCGTCGTCCGCCTCGCCGCCGGCATGGGCGCCACCGGCGTCGTCACCACCGGCGACGCCGACCCCTGGCACCCCCACGCCGTCCGGGGCGCCGCCGGGCTGCACTACGCCACCGCCGTCGCCCGCCTCCCGCTCGGCGACCTCCCCGACGCCGCCCCCGGCCCGCTCTACGCCCTCGACCCCGCCGGCGACGACCTGCGCACCCTGCGCCTGCCGCCCGGCGCACTCCTCGCCTTCGGCTCCGAACGGCACGGCATCTCCCCGGCCCTGCGCACACGCGCGGACCGGCTCGTCTCGCTCCCGATGCGCCCGCAGGTCTCCAGCTACAACCTGGCCACCAGCGTCGCCATGACCCTCTACCACTGGTCCCAGACCGACGGCCCGGACACCGGGGACGGCCCCGGAGTCCCGGCTCAGACATCTGGGAGCACGTAA
- a CDS encoding endonuclease/exonuclease/phosphatase family protein, with product MAALVVTLAGLVTNVTMTATEAEAVNYGDPQSFSSYNMHGQFQGTEGEPGTPESRWTNAIRTRMAETDVLALQEAGSAPPDTAGWTQGDPRFADTGVTEHIYQMGTESRPHIVHIYWADPGQQRNGLAFVTRLQADEAVQLPVHSRFDSRPIMGIRLGDYWYFTGHARSNGPDAPNDAEDMIETARQYMQRRGVPDQNWMFPGDFNRHPSRLPRSLQDHVLAADAPTHQSENQLDWIYTGQPTNQSMRLNREGVNSDHFWLKYNVNDCRKRDLRCQQPLSGHTYRFVSAQQPDLAMARGNPSLLPYGPYPKGGPDFQVQLLFTADPEQYLLAIGDACIQRHSFRDTTMQPCDPGNHDQHWTVTDSTIQSPDLGSFLQPGPDNNLISSYDYFAWAAMPLEDRAETPRDELRKRKPGDVEEAEPDDAYDTDVGQSDDISGAGEQPGTEDSYADVEERTSERLAATDE from the coding sequence GTGGCCGCCCTCGTGGTCACGCTGGCAGGACTGGTCACGAACGTCACGATGACCGCCACGGAGGCGGAGGCCGTGAACTACGGCGACCCTCAGTCGTTCAGCTCGTACAACATGCACGGCCAGTTCCAGGGAACCGAAGGAGAGCCGGGCACTCCGGAATCCCGCTGGACAAACGCCATCCGGACACGGATGGCTGAGACCGATGTCCTGGCACTCCAGGAAGCGGGCAGCGCACCACCGGACACGGCAGGGTGGACGCAGGGTGACCCGAGGTTCGCAGACACGGGGGTAACCGAGCACATCTATCAGATGGGCACCGAATCCAGACCGCACATCGTGCACATCTACTGGGCGGACCCTGGTCAACAGCGAAACGGCTTGGCCTTTGTCACGCGACTACAGGCGGACGAGGCCGTACAGCTTCCCGTCCATTCAAGGTTCGATTCCAGGCCCATCATGGGTATTCGGCTGGGCGATTACTGGTACTTCACCGGTCATGCCAGGTCCAACGGGCCCGATGCGCCCAACGACGCCGAAGACATGATCGAGACCGCCCGGCAGTACATGCAGCGTCGAGGAGTCCCCGACCAGAACTGGATGTTCCCGGGAGACTTCAACCGCCACCCTTCCAGGCTCCCGCGTAGCTTGCAGGACCACGTCCTTGCTGCCGACGCGCCCACGCATCAAAGCGAGAACCAACTCGACTGGATCTACACGGGGCAGCCCACCAACCAGTCGATGCGCCTGAACCGGGAGGGCGTGAACTCCGACCACTTCTGGCTGAAGTACAACGTCAACGACTGCCGCAAACGCGATCTGCGCTGTCAGCAGCCGCTCTCGGGTCACACGTACCGATTCGTCTCGGCCCAGCAGCCTGATCTGGCCATGGCCCGCGGCAACCCGTCACTACTGCCGTACGGGCCGTACCCGAAGGGAGGCCCTGACTTCCAGGTGCAACTGCTGTTCACCGCCGATCCCGAGCAGTACCTGCTGGCCATCGGGGACGCATGCATCCAGCGTCACTCTTTCCGGGATACCACGATGCAGCCTTGTGACCCCGGAAACCACGACCAGCACTGGACTGTGACAGACAGTACGATTCAATCTCCTGACCTGGGTAGCTTCCTGCAACCTGGCCCCGACAACAACCTCATCTCCAGTTACGACTACTTCGCTTGGGCCGCGATGCCGTTGGAAGACAGGGCGGAAACCCCCCGCGACGAGTTGAGGAAGCGAAAGCCCGGAGACGTCGAGGAAGCAGAGCCCGATGACGCATACGACACCGATGTCGGCCAGAGCGACGACATCAGTGGTGCCGGAGAGCAGCCGGGCACGGAAGACTCCTACGCGGACGTAGAAGAGCGCACCAGCGAAAGGCTGGCTGCCACGGACGAGTAG